The following DNA comes from Mya arenaria isolate MELC-2E11 chromosome 11, ASM2691426v1.
tTCCCCAGACCCTGGCTCGCCAGTTAGCGGAAGTGTTATTGCGGGGCGTATGTGAAAGTTCCTACGTTCAAACGGTCTCCAAGAAACAAGCGCAAAATGACAGGAACAATCTTTCCCCAAGGAAATATGCCGCTGACAGGTGATTTTGGGATAAGGGCTTTTAGGCAAACTGATGATTGAAAGTTGATATAGTGGTTGAATGATTGTTTACATCTTACACTAGAGGTGCAGGGTTCAATCTCTTACTAGATTATTTCATCTGAAGTCTTATATATGCATAATAAAAATGAGTACTAGTTTCTTGCCGAGGATATAAGCATCTTTCATGTGTTTCCAATGTGGATAGAATAACTGACCTGAGGTTAGATTTTCCATCCTTGCAAGAAACACATGATTGAAATTTTTTTTGCGTGCctttaactttcaaatttaatgttaaaaacaaatcttttgAGCTTTTCACGAAAAAAGAAGTGTGcatagttttttgtttgttgtcatgACATGCAATTATTCgcaaacaaaattaacattgtAAGATTTCCTAGAACATCTTATTTTTtacagagtttgaataattttcTAATTCTGTTGTGttcaaataattgataatttgattttgctttttttttaatttcatactCCGGTAACTTAAATTgcataattaaattatacataagatttatttgaaattggcATAGTGGTGCATGTGACCCATCATTCATTGGGGTCCAGGGGGTAAGAATGATTTTTTGTAAGCCCTAGTCATAGACAGAGAATGTTTGTCTGGTATGCAAAGTGTTTCCAGTATGCAACAAAATCTCATTTTAAGTTAGATGTAATctgatattaaaattattagtaagcaaagtttgattgaatttGCTATTATGCAAAGCTTTATTTAAGTATTTCCAATACTATGTAAtctgatatttgatattacGCAAAGTTTTAATAAAGTACACATTCTGCCCTGCCGAAATTAAAAATTCCTGTGTAACACAATTTAATATAAAGAACTATTTCAGGGTGTTCGTTCCAACTAATCAAACAGAAGAAGCCTTGTTGCTGCTGTTGATTGCTGAAGCTGTTGTAAGTTTGAACTAACAAGATGACTTTATCCTGAGATGCTACTTATCTAGtgtaatatttaaagtttttatctaaaagaaaaacaaagtgctgaaatgtttttttacctcTCTATTCTTTATAGATTAGTGATTAAAATGATGTCGCTCTAAatgatcattttcatttttttaggtctcaattaatgttgtttatgaaaattaaattgcaatGAAAAATTCATAATCAAATATTCTCTCAATTTCTCCCATTTTCTCCCACTAAATAGGCAATAAAGAAGGcaattgaaaaattaaattgaCATCTGTGAGGTCTTAAAGGTTTCTTCACTGTATTTAGTTTAATTATCTATTTCATCATAGATTGAAACCACATTGTTATCCAAGTAATGatgtattgtaatgttttatcttcctaaagtagagttattattattcttaatattattattacattatacAAACTATATGGAAAATAAGCCACTGTTATAATGACTGATAACaaaatgtgaatattttcaTTCTAGTCGACAAGGGAGGCAATTCTGAACCGCACTGTGGAACACTTGGAAGGAAGACTACACACGTTCCACAACGCCTCTGCGGTGTTTGACCTTCTTGCCATCGCCCTCGTAAAGAAGGCACACTTCCATAAGTTGGTTGATGTAAGAAGATTTttgacttatttaaaaaaaaaaagttttcatagtattatcatagctttggtgtttCTTCCACCGGCAATCAAAAACTTGGATTTTGTCATTACTCAGTTGTCAAAATAAGACTGTTGGATGAACAAGTTGGAATTCTTGCCCTAATGCTTTGTATCAaaattttaacaagccctgTTGTATTTAATATAGGAATTGAGCAAACCCTAAAAGCAGGTTTTGTGCTTATTTGGACATCTTCTAAATTGGAAACCCATCAAGATATTCATTTAGAATTTAGTACTTATGTTCACCATGACAATATGCACATCTGTAGCAGGTCCCATAGCTTTGGCTGTAATAATTGCCTGTCAAGAACCTGAACGAAATGGACGAGTGTCAGCGACTGCTTGCTATGGTCTTGTCTTGTATCTGATTTTTaattggtttatatttcaaatatgattGACACACTTTTGTAAGCAGCTCAGACAGTAGTTTTGTCTCTTGGtcctttacaaaataaaatgagcATCCGTTACCAATAATTTGGCTTTCTTTTTTAATCACTCtttttgaacatgaaaaaacaGGTTCAAGTATTAGTATTCATGATTTTCTCTCCAATTTGGACTTATAATTCAACAATGAGGAATAATTGTTTTTGACCCATGTAAATCATcattgttcttttatttttgtatggtGTGAAAGTAAAAACTCATTACTTAAAAATGCAACTTTGAAAATATCTCTCACTTTTCAGTCGTTTGAGCGAGCCATGAAGTTTTCTTTTGAAGAATATCATATTTGGCAGCAATTTGCCAATTCACTTATTTGTGACAGACAGGTTCGTATTTGATGAACAGTATTTTTCCTGTATGCTTGTACATAAACACATAAAGAATAAACCTTTATCTATTATAAATTGCCActagaaaaaatgaaatgacagGCTAGATTTTCTTATATAGCTAGACTTAACATATTTCAGTGTGAGTGTCATCCTCTGTAAGTGATATTCCTGTAAAACTTATTTCTGCCATATTTGAGTATGGCATTGTCATCAACTAGTGCTATtcctttgaaattatttacgAATTATCTCAGTATAAGCATTTCCATCTGCTTGCTATTTTCCGGTGAAACTTAATTATTCCGTTTTTAAGCATGCCATTGGCTAGTGATATTTCTGTAAAACTTCTGTCTTCAATATTTCAGTATGAGAGGGGACTGCAAGTATTACGAGAGTGTCATAGACTGAGACCGAAGTTTATAATCCCTGTATTACAGGCAGCTAAAATCTGCTATGAACATCTGCATAAGGTGAAGATTCAGATTCATTATTAAGTTAtgtgtagattttttttaagtccCTTTCGTAGCATGACATACATATAGGGATTATGTTGTCTGGTGTTGACCTCTAACTAAAGTAGATTTTATCCAATTGATACTAAACATGGGTACAATGTTAAATGGCATTGACTCTCAAATATTCCATCAACAGCCTGATTGCACTTTCAACTCCAGAGTTAATGCCCTTGAATTTGTCAAAAATTGACCTAGATCACATTCCAAACAGTGGGTACTTCAAGCATGCAACATATTCAATTGCGcatattattgaaaatagaataaatgATGCAAACAGAAAAGATGTCAAAAAATCAACAATCAACCACAAAACTTGTTTATGTTATGTAACTACTttttgatatatacatattaactGAAAAGGTAATGTGTGTTCAAactcttttaaatacttttttattaaaattagtCTCAATGAAAATGACTTCATTCcaatacatacatgttattatgttgtttgtataatattttatgtgaTAAAACTGATAGTAagaaatattgtctttaaaacagTATGATGATGGTATAGAGTTTTCCCAACTTGCCATGGAGGCGGGAGAAGATCACCCGATGTCATCTCGTGCATATGTGGCTCTTGGCATCGGCTACTGTCTGAAAGCCGGCAATATGAAGCTTCAGGGAGAACGCCAATTACTCCATAACAAGGCACTTAAGGCTTTCCAGAAGTGAGGGAATTCATTTGTCATTTAGTTTAGTCTTATTGatttttagcttgattgtgaagaaaACTTAAAGCTAATACGAATCACTCTCCAGCCTGTTTCCTGGGctgaaaccagtactggtgttcTTTATGAGCGGCCAAGAGCAGTTACTGCTGGTGGGACTCAAATCCACAATCTCTTgaccactagacaactctcactCGCATATGTTATTAGAGTGTAAAAAGTTTAGTTTCTCCTTAACACAACAGTTTGGTATGGTACCATTTACTACTACTTTCATTAGATTCTATATGTATACCATGTTATTTTCTTCATGCTATGAAACCCAGTATTATTACTGGATAACTGATAACTACCATTGTCTTTTCTGGAGGGATTTAAAAAATCAGTTCCAGTAATAAATGTGTAATGCCTAAACATAAGTGATAAAAGTTTGACAAACATAACTTGTTTACCATTTCAGAGCCCATATTCTGGACCCCAACGACTACCTCTCTCTCTTCCACCTCGCATTACAGATGGGCATTCTCAGACAGGTACAGTTTTAGACCATTTTGGCTCATCTGtttttgtcatagccttggtggtGCCATATGCATCATAGAGAAAAACATTTATCCTTGGTCCTTActcaaaaacattcaatatgtTGCCATAGACAATATGCAGATGCATAGCAAGGCCCAAAACTctgatttaataattgttgagttatgcaccgttttttttactgaaaagcAACAGACAAGGACAAGGGTTTCCATTCACTCTGCGGTACTCTTGTTCTTAAATTAACAGGAACAGAACATAACTATTAACATGATGTcattttataaaagtatattataaGTACCGGGGTATATTAAAAGTTGTTGTCTTGTTGGGAGGTTAATGTTAGTATCCAAACAAACCAGCTTGCTAGGTATAGTAATCAGACTAAATGCTATTGGTAAGGTGGAACTAAATAACACACTTTAACTGGATAATTCTTTTTAATTGCTCTCCGATATGTGTGctcaacacaatatttaaatcaacattataaaatcaagcatgcaaagGGAATGGCCAATAGTTATGCCAACATCATTTACGGCCTTCTCCCGAAACATCACATTCTATACCAAGCAAAGGGGTTTTAtaagcaaaaaaacaataagaGTAATATCTTATATATGTGCCCTCCGTAAAAGGGTGCTCAGGCATTGATTTACtgccaagacaaaaaatgtgaCTGTCTAATTTGACAATGAGGTGCAGTAAAGTTTTATGTACAGTATTCCATGTCAAGCATTCATAACATCAATgaattgattattttgtaaattttaattttaattcctTCTTCCTGTTAGATTGAGGAGGCTGTACGTTACACCAAGCTGGCCCTGAAGTACTATAGTGATCATGTACACTCGTTACATCTGCTGGTGCTGCTACTCACTGCACAAAAACAATACCAGGATGCCATGGAACTCTGTAATGCAGCACTTGAAGAATATCCTGACAATATCAGgtatataacacatttattagATGTTCATTAGTCAAGATGCAGTGTCAGTTGAGCTGTGCAAGAAAGGCTTTACCAGAACtcaaaaagtgttaaaatatttacatgaaaccTGTACACatgttacaaaaatgtatatgtgtaGTATGgcctatatacatgtatctgaCAAACAATTGTGGACCTATGTGCCTAGACCAGCTTTGAAACATGCATTAGATAATCTTGTAGTGTTGTATAGTCTGCTTTGACATCAAActcattaacattttttcatggatgaatatacacaaaatacaaaatgattgaCCTTTGAAAATGGAATGTCATCATTAATTGTGGTTTCTGTTTTCAGTCTGCTGTTTACCAAGTGTAGAATAGAGGAGGTGCTTTATGGGCCTGAGAGAGCACTCAACACTTGCAAGAAAATGATGAAACTATGGAAACAATTACATGAAATACAGTCAGATGTGTATGTAACCTACACTTTAATTAGCTCATCTGCCATAGCCATTGGTTTTGTTTTTAGCAGCATCTGTGTCGTTGTGCAataactttaaccttggccttCACTCTGAGAGCGttcaagatattttaatgaaacttggtacatatgtagCCAGAGATAATATGCACATGGAAAGCAGGGTCCATAACTCTTCCTTTAATATTTGTCAAGTTATGTCCCTTATTTGAAAGGATTTCAAAGTATTCATATATCCAAACACTTATATTcagttttgtttaacaaataccTCATAGTAATAGCAAATCATACGATTTGTAAAAATGTAGTAGAAAACTATGATAATTCCTACATACAAAATTGTAATATCAATAAACTGATGAAAGTATTTAACCCTTAAttctatatgaataaaaactatattttctcAGGTCGGACACAGTTAGCGTCAAACAAAAGCATTCACTCTCTACTATGGACCGTTCACAGTTTGACAGAAGAAGCCATGCCTTTCTTCAGTTGAACGAGGTGGCTGAGAGGGAAGGTAAGAAACAAGTGTCATCATAAGCGACCAATAGTTCAGATTGGCATGAAGTATATTTATAAAGAGTCGCATGGAATTGGAGACaaatacataacatttaaaaaaaaaaaaaactcatctttatttttattctattttttatatgtcattttaagtttaaactttgaaCTGGGGCTTTAAGATATTGAGGTTCAGAGAGTAACatattacttattttttatgtgTCCAATGTAGAAGTCTTGCAGGCTGCTTCAACATCTTAATGAAACCAGTGTGTACTTTGGTCATATTGCAACCAAAATTTAGATCATTGTCTTATGTTTTGCTACATGGCTTGCCCCTGtagttttaaatgtatcatttttatgCAAAGCAGTTACTTTAGCTGTAagaaagttgaaataaaaaagtgtacATCATCATACTGTTATTTCAAAAAGCACTTATTTCCTATTTCTAAAGTATATGCCATAACTTTGATATGGTTTACCGTCATTATGGCAGGTTTAGTGCGTGCAGAGTCCCTGGCAGTATCGAGGATAGAGCATGTATATGCCCTAATTTTGACATGGTTTACCGTCATTATGGCAGGTTTAGTGCGTGCAGAGTCCCTGGCAGTATCGAGGATAGAGCATGTATATGCCATAACTTTGATATGGTTTACCTTCATTATGGCAGGTTCAGTGCGTGCAGAGTCCCTGGCAGTATCGAGGATAGAGCATGTATATGCCATAACTTTGATATGGTTTACCTTCATTATGGCAGGTTCAGTGCGTGCAGAGTCCCTGGCAGTATCGAGGATAGAGCATGTATATGCCATAACTTTGATATGGTTTACCGTCATTATGGCAGGTTCAGTGCGTGCAGAGTCCCTGGCAGTATCGAGGATAGAGCATGTATATGCCATAACTTTGATATGGTTTACCGTCATTATGGCAGGTTCAGTGCGTGCAGAGTCCCTGGCAGTATCGAGGATAGAGCATGTTTATGCCATAACTTTGATATGGTTTACCGTCATTATGGCAGGTTCAGTGCGTGCAGAGTCCCTGGCAGTATCGAGGATAGAGCATGTATATGCCATAACTTTGACATGGTTTACCGTCATTATGGCAGGTTCAGTGCGTGCAGAGTCCCTGGCAGTATCGAGGATAGAGCATGTATATGCCATAACTTTGATATGGTTTACCGTCATATTGGCAGGTTTAGTGCGTGCAGAGTCCCTGGCAGTATCGAGGATAGAGCATGTATATGCCATAACTTTGACATGGTTTACCGTCATTATGGCAGGTTCAGTGCGTGCAGAGTCCCTGGCAGTATCGAGGATAGAGCATGTATATGCCATAACTTTGACATGGTTTACCGTCATTATGGCAGGTTCAGTGCGTGCAGAGTCCCTGGCAGTATCGAGGATAGAGCATGTATATGCCATAACTTTGACATGGTTAACCGTCATTATGGCAGGTTCAGTGCGTGCAGAGTCCCTGGCAGTATCGAGGATAGAGCATGTATATGCCATAACTTTGATATGGTTTACCGTCATTATGGCAGGTTCAGTGGGTGCAGAGTCCCTGGCAGTATCGAGGATAGAGCATGTATATGCTATAACTTTGACATGGTTTACCGTCATTATGGCAGGTTTAGTGCGTGCAGAGTCCCTGGCAGTATCGAGGATAGAGCATGTATATGCCATAACTTTGATATGGTTTACCGTCATTATGACAGGTTCAGTGCGTGCAGAGTCCCTGGCAGTATCGAGGATAGAGTATTTATATGCCAAACTTTGAATTGGTTTACCGTCATTATGGCAGGTTTAGTGCGTACAGAGTCCCTGGCAGTATCGAGGATAGAGCATGTATATGCCATAACTTTGATATGGTTTACCTTCATTATGGCAGGTTCAGTGCGTGCAGAGTCCCTAGCAGTATCGAGGATAGAGCAAACCCTGTCGGACCTCGCATCCTCCAGTCTCGGTAAGGAAGGGTCACAGTCTGCGTCTGAATCTCGCACGCTCAAACTCCAGGGACAGATCTGGATGCATCTCAGTAAGTTGGAGGTTATATCTCAGGGGGTGGTTAAAGATTTTGCAATTCTTTATATATTGACCTATACAGTTCATCTTATTAACATGAAAATCATATATGGCATGGGTATATTCCTTCTTTAGCAAGTATGCCTTGTTAATGGAAGTCCACAGCTGGCCTGGGTAGTCTGTTCATTTCATCTGTGCTGCATTGAAGTCTTTGTAACAGAAGTGATCTTATTAGGTATTATTACACACCTAAAAAAGTTATGGCTAATGCCTTCAATAGTTGTTCTCATGATTAAGTAACTACCAAAGTTGTTCCCAGGATTCAGTTAGTATGGAAGTTGGTCCCCTGTTTCAGTTAATACCAGAGTTTTCCCCATGATTCAGTTAATACCAAAGTTGTTCCCATGATTCAGTTAGTATGGAAGTTGGTCCCCTGTTTCAGTTAATACCGGAGATTTCCCCATGATTCAGTTactactagggatgcaaacgaatggcaaaatagatattcgaatattcggtaattctttcgatcgaatattcgaatattttaGAATAAGAAGTAAACTGCTATTATTatctaaagtaatagccgggtCATTCAAACCCTATTTTGTCGTAGCCGCGGCGGAATCTGattttccccaaatgagcctttgaaattctccattttcaggaagaaaaaagcaatacatataaacggacaaacaacaaaatcgaataatttaaTTCCGTtgccttttgtaaacaatttgaaattagatggattctTAGTTAAAGAGTGTTTTGtgccaatggagggtctttccgtaggatgatcagcctcgttctgagatcgACCTCTAAATTGACTAATTACaactatggaaaacccaaaccaactcgggaactagtaaaatagtaaaacgaaaacataagtGGATTGGCCTCATCTATTATACAacaatagaggaaatatatcctcaaatccatttcaaagcTAGAAAACTGTATCGAAAGatggaaacagtttaaagcacatatatgcaacaatattattgtagcacaatattacattattgtggcattcatatcatcaccTCGATTTGCGTTATGTTGCACAGcataatttgcagccaagaaTACACATTGGTGTTAAGCCGATCCctagccagttattgtaaaagtagggggACATTTTATAGCACCGATGATATGACCCTAAATTACACATGACGCGTGTCTAGACATCACATTCatacctctggcattaggggccaatcgttgtaaaaacaagataaacaaattttaaaaacaacatgagTGATGaaggcaaaatgtgttttattctctttattgatttgttttcgaatattcgaataccgattttgacattcgaataccaaacgtttgatcgaatattcgaatattcaaatattcgtttgcatccctagttacTACCAAAGTTGTTCCCATGATTCAGATAATACCAAAGATGTTCCCATGATTGAATTCATACcaatttttctaaaatttaatttgttttgcttATGGTCTATTCTGTACTTGAgtgaaaacacaacaattatttattatttttgtcaccAGAGAAGCATGTCAGATACATAGAGAATACTTTGGCTAGCAGTGGCATCGGTGTCACAATAATCTTTCcattcaattacttttgaataaCTTGCTGTAGAGttctcaaacttggtatgcacattatGTGTCATGGTAAGTACAtggtcagttggtcaagatcATGGTGACCTTAACTCAAAAAAATCAGTGCCCCACATTGGTAATACATCAGATTAGCATAATTCTagttacaagaaaaaaaaaactgtcctAGTTTTGAGTGTTAATTCCCACTGATCttgtttcatattgataaaattgatcTTTCCGCAGGTGATCTCTACTTGTCCATGGACAAAGTGGCGGAAGCAGAGTCATGTGTTCAAGAGACGGCCTCCTTGTTTCCCCTCTCACATCAAATCTCGTACATGGTAGGTATTGTATGAGTCCACATGTTGGTAGGTAGTGTATGAGTCCACATGTTGGTAGGTAGTGTATGAGTCCACATGTTGGTAGGTAGTGTATGAGTCCACATGTTGGTAGGTAATGTATGAGTCCACATGTTGGTAGGTAGTGTATGAGTCCACATGTTGGTAGGTAGTGTATGAGTCCACATGTTGGTAGGTAGTGTATGAGTCCACATGTTGGTAGGTAGTGTATGAGTCCACATGTTGGTAGGTAGTGTTTGAGTCCACATGTTGGTAGGTAGTGTTTGAGTCCACATGTTGGTAGGTAGTGTTTGAGTCCACATGTTGGTAGGTAGTGTTTGAGTCCACATGTTGGTAGGTAGTGTATGAGTCCACAGTTGTGGAAATATATAGAGCTCTCTGACTTCCATCCTTCACATTTTAGTTATTGGTGTTATTTTAAGCTTTCTGTTGGTTTTTAGAATTTTACTAGTGAGATATAATTGATATTACCCCGGTACACTGTATTAATGCAGTGATATAACAATTTGGTATCAGTCACTGTTATGAAAGTTTGGCTTGCTTCGCTGTCCAAACATCAGTGCGCACACAGATGTGACATAATATCAATGCGTTCATTTCCGGAATGTGTTGATGTCATCAAGAGTGCGCTTTAACAGTCAAATACCAATGAACGTCACTTCAAATGagttcaaattataaaataaacaaatataattgtatataattgtttcagtgggatatcaatttaatgtcataagaatgaaaagaaaatatgagGTTTggtaataaagataaaacatgaTGTGTAAATGCCAGCACATGAATTGTCTTTCCAACACTACAAACTATAGAATATTATGTAATCTAGACTTGCATTTAATAAGTAATTTATAAAGTATGAAATTACTGTTCTGTTTTCAGAGAGGTAGAATACACGAACACAAGCATCAGTTTAAAGAGGCAAAGGAGCGGTTTGAGAGTGCAATATCCCTGAACCCTTACCACACTAAGAGTTTACAACACTTGGTAAACATATCCAGCTATATCACGCCACCAACATAATTGATGCaatgccattggtccaggaccgGTCACCCGGTGActccatatttttccatattgtgtcaccaaatttatatcgttacAAAATGgtgtctattttccgattctgATGAATTTTTTGGTGAATAAATGGAACATTTAAACATGACATCAGGTTGTCGACATGATGTATATGTTACGGGGTTAGTCGGTGACCCGATATTGTATTTACGGGATGCTGGAATTCATATTCAGGCTCGAGTTTTGCTCTCGAcagatatggtttcctttgccctgtATATCAAATGTCGGATCACCTACTAATTCCGTAACGGACGATATTATTATTCTAACTTTTAACTATGGAAGAcataaagcaatcattatgctcTTTGTCATTgtgtgttttcaattttttcttcACCTACAAGAGCTTAGTCTTAAGCTTAAGGTCAAAGACATATTTAGACATGTAACCTAGTGTGAGTACTGACAGGGTACTCCTGGCAGACACAGGGATTGCTTTGTACGATGGTGGTAGCAgtcacatttttgtttcttatcaataacagttcaatgacattgttgtagagtcttcaaacttggtatgcacactGGTCATGACAAATAGAtaactcctattgattttggggccaatagg
Coding sequences within:
- the LOC128209661 gene encoding tetratricopeptide repeat protein 7B-like yields the protein MAAMAKPSRLQSEIEKCRVEGLWSKALELVKQLSSKSTGIDYYVPFILGESSLEAYCKENPVSEHATSGGSTAALDEAERHLKICVKENGKLQFEANLLLAKVNFYQCQYQSALTLYENSNLDSVSVKSSSPRMLHIVAEAFALKGLCLEKLPVGSTSKFKTAEREEKIIACFEMAGDLSLLYLQEKEKAVSSWGGGSQQDVDGCNMGDILETAVQQSPIYYIRRGELDKGIKRFRDLLTAVETRYTQHLRLTLARQLAEVLLRGVCESSYVQTVSKKQAQNDRNNLSPRKYAADRVFVPTNQTEEALLLLLIAEAVSTREAILNRTVEHLEGRLHTFHNASAVFDLLAIALVKKAHFHKLVDSFERAMKFSFEEYHIWQQFANSLICDRQYERGLQVLRECHRLRPKFIIPVLQAAKICYEHLHKYDDGIEFSQLAMEAGEDHPMSSRAYVALGIGYCLKAGNMKLQGERQLLHNKALKAFQKAHILDPNDYLSLFHLALQMGILRQIEEAVRYTKLALKYYSDHVHSLHLLVLLLTAQKQYQDAMELCNAALEEYPDNISLLFTKCRIEEVLYGPERALNTCKKMMKLWKQLHEIQSDVSDTVSVKQKHSLSTMDRSQFDRRSHAFLQLNEVAEREGSVRAESLAVSRIEQTLSDLASSSLGKEGSQSASESRTLKLQGQIWMHLSDLYLSMDKVAEAESCVQETASLFPLSHQISYMRGRIHEHKHQFKEAKERFESAISLNPYHTKSLQHLGMVLHYLDNNKLAEKVLRDAVNTDPTSDISWHCLGVVLEALGQSQASVNCQVTALDLEGSSPVVPFTVIPRLMQ